In the genome of Bradyrhizobium sp. CIAT3101, one region contains:
- a CDS encoding winged helix-turn-helix domain-containing protein: MLLEPELIERPAAASAQPGRRTKFGAFEADPRSGELVKNGRRVRLQEQPFQLLSALLERPGEVVTREELRTLLWPQTVVDYDHGLNKAVSKIREALGDSAESPRFVETVARRGYRFLADVTVVVDGSAPREPDPPAAVLAPETAPPARPVIGRRHGLFASIGLALLLAAALLAWLSPRPQGTQAIHSLAVLPLVDTSEDPSQDFFADGMTGELITELGKVDALRVISRTSAMTYKGAHKSLATIARELHVDALIEGSVMRANGRVRITAQLIQAADDSRVWADSYEGDVRDALTLQVRVARAVAGQVRATLNHGEHAAFDKPRSIDPLAYENYLKGRYFLNKRTGDGLRAAIRYFRQAIEVDRNYAEAHSGLADAYALAGDWEYGVLSTTEAFSKATAAASKALELDGTLGEAHTSLAFALDLYGWDWDVAASEYEAAIRLNPSYATAHHWYAWHLMLTGKTSEALREFKEAQSLDPLSLIIGADIADAFCINHDFDAAVAQSRKTLELDPGFAVGHYELGQALVLTGSFDEAIAEFRKAIEISGHSSVFDSNLAYAYAVSGRKDDAARVAADMAAHADAYPSAQANIALIYLGLGDRDAALGWLEKAYEARFNPSILLRPAFDPLRSDARFTELMRRIGLGKT, from the coding sequence ATGCTGCTCGAACCGGAATTGATCGAGAGACCCGCGGCAGCCTCCGCACAGCCCGGCAGGCGCACGAAGTTCGGCGCGTTCGAGGCGGATCCGCGCAGCGGCGAGCTGGTCAAGAACGGCAGGCGGGTGCGCTTGCAGGAGCAGCCGTTTCAATTGCTCTCGGCGCTCTTGGAGCGGCCGGGCGAGGTGGTGACGCGCGAGGAACTGCGCACGCTGCTCTGGCCGCAGACGGTGGTCGACTACGATCACGGGCTCAACAAGGCCGTCAGCAAGATCAGGGAGGCGCTCGGCGATTCCGCGGAGAGCCCGCGCTTCGTCGAGACCGTGGCGCGCCGCGGCTATCGCTTTCTCGCCGACGTCACCGTCGTCGTCGATGGCAGTGCGCCGCGTGAACCCGATCCGCCGGCGGCAGTCCTCGCTCCGGAAACGGCGCCTCCGGCACGACCCGTCATCGGGCGCCGTCACGGCCTGTTCGCCTCGATCGGCCTGGCGCTCTTGCTGGCCGCCGCGCTCTTGGCCTGGCTCTCGCCCAGGCCTCAGGGAACGCAAGCCATCCATTCGCTCGCGGTGCTGCCGCTCGTCGATACCTCGGAAGATCCGTCGCAGGATTTTTTCGCGGACGGCATGACCGGCGAACTGATCACGGAGCTCGGCAAGGTCGATGCGCTCAGGGTGATCTCGCGCACCTCGGCGATGACCTACAAGGGCGCGCACAAATCGCTCGCGACCATCGCGCGCGAGCTCCACGTCGACGCCCTGATCGAAGGCAGCGTGATGCGCGCGAACGGGCGCGTGCGGATCACGGCCCAGCTGATTCAGGCCGCCGACGACAGCCGCGTCTGGGCCGACAGTTACGAGGGCGATGTGCGCGACGCGCTGACGCTTCAGGTCCGCGTCGCCCGCGCCGTGGCGGGGCAGGTGCGCGCCACGCTGAACCACGGCGAGCACGCCGCTTTCGACAAGCCGCGCAGCATCGATCCGCTGGCTTACGAAAATTACCTGAAGGGCCGCTACTTCCTGAACAAGCGCACCGGCGACGGCCTCCGCGCCGCCATCAGATATTTCCGCCAGGCCATCGAGGTCGACCGCAACTACGCCGAGGCGCATTCCGGCCTTGCGGACGCCTATGCGCTCGCCGGCGATTGGGAGTACGGCGTGCTGTCGACCACGGAGGCGTTCTCCAAGGCGACGGCGGCGGCCAGCAAAGCGCTCGAGCTCGACGGCACACTCGGCGAAGCCCACACCTCGCTCGCCTTTGCGCTCGATCTCTACGGCTGGGACTGGGATGTCGCTGCTTCCGAATACGAGGCCGCCATCCGTCTCAACCCCAGCTACGCCACGGCGCATCATTGGTACGCATGGCATCTGATGCTGACGGGCAAGACGAGCGAGGCGCTGCGAGAGTTCAAGGAGGCGCAAAGCCTCGATCCGCTCTCCCTCATCATCGGCGCCGACATCGCCGATGCGTTTTGCATCAATCATGATTTCGACGCCGCGGTCGCACAGAGCCGCAAGACGCTCGAGCTCGATCCCGGATTTGCCGTCGGCCATTACGAGCTCGGCCAGGCCCTGGTGCTGACAGGCAGTTTCGACGAGGCCATCGCGGAGTTCCGCAAAGCGATCGAGATTTCGGGCCACAGCAGCGTGTTCGATTCCAATCTCGCCTACGCCTATGCCGTCTCGGGCCGCAAGGACGACGCCGCCAGGGTCGCCGCCGATATGGCGGCACACGCCGACGCCTATCCATCGGCGCAGGCCAACATCGCGCTCATCTACCTGGGCCTCGGCGATCGCGACGCCGCGCTCGGCTGGCTGGAGAAGGCCTATGAGGCCCGCTTCAATCCCTCGATCCTGCTGCGGCCCGCCTTCGATCCGCTCCGCAGTGATGCGCGGTTCACGGAGCTCATGCGCCGCATCGGGCTAGGCAAAACCTAG
- a CDS encoding sigma factor-like helix-turn-helix DNA-binding protein, whose amino-acid sequence MQNGVNPGRDGMPMLDSAYNFARFLSGDAEAAEHIVQAAFLRTDVDAGGRGRTRLLRGVRNCYRTWLTTRRRRDRQSDVFAHKRLPDAVAASVLRTDDRADKISAAAKFDATAIRCAIETLPRRLREILVLREIDLLSYREISEVTSLPTGEIMSRLACARRRLAGFAGH is encoded by the coding sequence ATGCAGAACGGTGTCAATCCGGGACGGGACGGCATGCCTATGCTCGACTCGGCTTATAATTTTGCGCGCTTCCTGAGCGGCGACGCGGAAGCCGCCGAGCACATCGTGCAGGCGGCGTTTCTCCGGACCGATGTCGACGCGGGCGGGAGAGGCCGGACCCGGTTGTTGAGGGGCGTGCGGAATTGCTATCGGACATGGCTGACCACCCGGCGGCGACGCGATCGGCAAAGTGATGTATTCGCACACAAGCGGTTACCTGATGCGGTCGCCGCTTCCGTCCTCCGAACGGACGACCGTGCCGACAAAATTTCGGCCGCCGCCAAGTTCGATGCGACGGCAATTCGCTGCGCCATCGAGACCCTGCCGCGGCGCCTGCGCGAAATCCTGGTGCTGCGCGAGATCGATTTGTTGTCCTACCGGGAAATCTCCGAGGTGACGTCGCTGCCGACAGGCGAGATCATGTCGCGACTGGCCTGCGCGCGACGCAGGCTTGCGGGATTCGCGGGTCATTGA
- a CDS encoding GTP cyclohydrolase II has product MSRANRTEHIRLTSHPEPGKKAAYPIHWGAADARARGPIIGTVSRAGDRNVIGSHGGSYAMYRALAVSAGALDPIRRPDLTNTFPAATIGPFEQWCDPAKIVALDPWGHLVAENFGKDIAEGVDIRPSIAVTRARLDLPEIREALAAKRLRADGEVVRANGSVSVVKIAIDPVWYLPGLAERFQTNETELRRTLFEQTAGMFPELVTRPDLKVFLPPIGGTTVYMFGDVTKLPDHRTKITCRVHDECNGSDVFGSDICTCRPYLIHGIEESARGAQEGGLGLVVYNRKEGRALGEVTKFLVYNARKRQEDGDAAAAYFERTECVAGVQDARFQQLMPDTIHWLGLKRIDRFLSMSDMKYDALTSQGIDIVERVPIPLELIPADAHVEIAAKKAAGYYTTDIAPEKDVNGVVGRSLEKY; this is encoded by the coding sequence ATGAGCCGCGCGAACCGTACTGAGCATATCCGCCTGACTTCTCATCCGGAGCCGGGCAAGAAGGCCGCTTACCCGATTCACTGGGGTGCCGCCGATGCACGTGCCCGCGGGCCGATCATCGGCACGGTGTCACGCGCCGGGGATCGCAACGTCATCGGCAGCCATGGCGGCTCCTACGCGATGTACCGCGCGCTCGCCGTCTCCGCCGGCGCGCTCGATCCGATCCGCCGTCCCGATCTCACCAACACGTTCCCGGCGGCGACCATCGGACCGTTCGAGCAATGGTGCGATCCCGCCAAGATCGTCGCGCTCGACCCCTGGGGTCATCTGGTCGCCGAGAATTTCGGCAAGGACATCGCCGAGGGCGTCGACATCCGCCCGAGCATCGCGGTGACGCGGGCGCGGCTCGACCTGCCCGAAATCCGCGAGGCGCTCGCGGCCAAGCGATTGCGTGCCGACGGCGAGGTCGTGCGTGCCAATGGCAGCGTCTCGGTGGTGAAGATCGCAATCGATCCGGTCTGGTACCTGCCCGGCCTTGCCGAGCGCTTCCAGACCAACGAGACCGAGCTGCGCCGCACGCTGTTCGAGCAGACCGCCGGCATGTTCCCCGAACTCGTGACCCGGCCTGACCTGAAGGTGTTCCTGCCGCCGATCGGCGGCACCACGGTCTACATGTTCGGCGATGTGACGAAGCTGCCGGACCACCGCACCAAGATCACCTGCCGCGTCCATGACGAGTGCAACGGCTCCGATGTGTTCGGCTCCGATATCTGCACCTGCCGGCCCTATCTCATCCACGGCATCGAGGAATCCGCGCGCGGCGCGCAGGAGGGCGGGCTCGGGCTCGTCGTCTACAACCGCAAGGAAGGTCGCGCGCTCGGCGAGGTCACCAAGTTCCTGGTTTACAACGCGCGCAAGCGGCAGGAGGACGGCGACGCGGCCGCCGCCTATTTCGAGCGCACCGAGTGCGTCGCCGGCGTTCAGGACGCGCGCTTCCAGCAATTGATGCCGGATACGATCCACTGGCTCGGCCTGAAGCGCATCGACCGCTTCCTGTCGATGAGCGACATGAAGTACGACGCGCTGACCTCGCAAGGCATCGACATCGTCGAGCGTGTGCCGATCCCGCTGGAGCTGATTCCGGCCGACGCGCATGTCGAGATCGCCGCAAAGAAGGCCGCCGGCTATTACACGACCGACATTGCGCCCGAGAAGGACGTCAACGGCGTGGTCGGACGTTCGCTGGAAAAATACTGA
- a CDS encoding URC4/urg3 family protein — MADVSELQARALLTAKAVRARAGEMLAIGLSGGLTHFTVDLDRMDGVAEAVLAVTRKAYPTLDIPFHARWRHFVFAGIDRWAQLADAASWPDRAARARAEFDLAIVSVLLDAGAGAAWRYRDASTGQGIGRSEGLAIASLDMFAGGLFSRDAHAPFRADADVLAKLPLAALNSAFQASDANPLLGLEGRTDLLRRLGKQVAARADVFGMHDAPRPGGLFDHIAAQATNGAIPAPAILSAVLNQLGPIWPSRLELAGVPLGDCWRHPAIKADDATAGLVPLHKLSQWLSYSLIEPLQRAGFDVTDIDGLTGLAEYRNGGLFVDHGVLRLRDAADADRAHAVDSLLVVEWRALTVALLDRVAELVRAKLGRTPQSLSLASILEGGTWAAGRAIAFARRPDGSPPLKVISDGTVF; from the coding sequence ATGGCGGACGTTTCAGAACTGCAGGCACGCGCGCTCCTCACCGCAAAGGCGGTTCGCGCGCGGGCCGGCGAGATGCTCGCAATCGGACTGAGCGGCGGGCTCACGCATTTCACGGTCGATCTCGATCGGATGGACGGCGTTGCGGAGGCCGTGCTGGCTGTCACGCGCAAGGCCTATCCGACCCTCGACATTCCCTTCCATGCGCGGTGGCGGCACTTTGTGTTCGCTGGCATCGACCGCTGGGCGCAGCTGGCCGACGCGGCATCGTGGCCCGATCGCGCGGCGCGGGCGCGCGCGGAGTTCGACCTCGCCATTGTCAGTGTGCTGCTCGATGCCGGCGCGGGTGCTGCGTGGCGATATCGCGACGCATCGACGGGGCAAGGGATCGGCCGATCCGAGGGACTTGCGATTGCGAGCCTCGACATGTTTGCCGGCGGCCTGTTTTCCCGTGACGCGCACGCTCCCTTCAGGGCCGATGCGGACGTGCTCGCAAAGCTGCCGCTCGCGGCGCTCAACTCGGCCTTCCAGGCGAGCGACGCCAATCCGTTGCTCGGTCTTGAAGGCCGCACCGATCTGCTGCGGCGCCTCGGCAAGCAGGTTGCGGCGCGCGCCGATGTCTTCGGCATGCACGACGCGCCACGGCCGGGCGGGCTGTTCGATCATATCGCCGCGCAGGCCACGAACGGCGCCATTCCCGCGCCCGCGATCCTGTCCGCGGTGCTGAACCAGCTCGGGCCGATCTGGCCGTCGCGGCTCGAGCTCGCCGGTGTCCCGCTCGGCGATTGCTGGCGCCATCCGGCGATCAAGGCCGACGATGCGACCGCCGGCCTCGTGCCGCTGCACAAGCTGTCGCAATGGCTGAGCTATTCGCTGATCGAGCCGCTTCAGCGCGCCGGATTCGACGTCACCGACATCGACGGCCTGACCGGGCTTGCCGAATACCGCAATGGCGGCCTGTTCGTCGATCACGGGGTGCTGCGCCTGCGCGATGCCGCGGATGCCGATCGTGCGCATGCGGTGGACTCGCTGCTCGTCGTCGAGTGGCGCGCGCTCACCGTTGCGCTGCTCGATCGCGTCGCCGAACTGGTTCGCGCCAAGCTCGGCCGCACGCCGCAGTCGCTGTCGCTCGCCAGCATCCTGGAAGGCGGCACCTGGGCCGCCGGCCGGGCTATCGCCTTTGCGCGCCGTCCCGATGGTTCGCCGCCGCTCAAGGTGATCAGCGACGGCACGGTTTTCTAA
- the upp gene encoding uracil phosphoribosyltransferase: MEGVTIVDHPLVQHKLTLVRDKSISTKSFRELIKEIGMLLCYEVTRDLPLTDTMIETPLATMHSAKIAGKKLVFVPMLRAGTTFVDGMMDLVPTARVAHIGLYREPESFAAVEYFFKSPSDLSERLAIVVTPVVATANTAVAAVDRLKERGAKDIRLACLIAAPEGLERLRGLHPDVHIWTAAVDEGLDDNGFILPGLGDAGDRAYGTR, from the coding sequence ATGGAAGGCGTCACGATCGTCGATCATCCGCTGGTGCAGCACAAGCTGACGCTGGTTCGCGACAAATCGATCTCGACAAAGTCGTTCCGCGAGCTGATCAAGGAGATCGGCATGCTGCTCTGCTACGAGGTGACGCGCGACCTGCCGCTCACCGATACCATGATCGAGACGCCGCTGGCGACCATGCACTCGGCCAAGATCGCCGGCAAGAAGCTGGTGTTCGTGCCGATGCTGCGTGCCGGCACGACCTTCGTCGACGGCATGATGGACCTGGTGCCGACCGCGCGCGTCGCCCATATCGGTCTCTACCGCGAGCCAGAGAGCTTTGCCGCGGTCGAGTACTTCTTCAAATCGCCCTCCGATCTCAGCGAGCGCCTGGCGATCGTGGTGACGCCTGTCGTCGCGACCGCCAACACGGCGGTCGCCGCGGTCGACCGGCTGAAAGAGCGCGGCGCCAAGGATATTCGCCTCGCCTGCCTGATCGCAGCGCCGGAAGGACTCGAGCGCCTGCGCGGCCTGCATCCGGACGTGCATATCTGGACCGCTGCGGTGGATGAAGGCCTCGACGACAACGGCTTTATTTTGCCGGGCCTTGGCGACGCCGGAGACCGCGCTTACGGGACGCGGTAG
- a CDS encoding M48 family metallopeptidase translates to MSDVTAEPGAETQPGQQAIFFDGRSSRRRQVMLTLADALEIVEPSDGETGRTATRWAFDEIRRADSPAGILRLTATSAPSLARLEIRDAAFGADLVARCPRLDEHRTTGRGVARIVGWSLAATISIVCVVLFGVPLAADRLAPLVPKPIERRIGDASEVQVKTIFGRESCSDPAGQAAFAKLVNRLRDAAGLDDDTMTAGVLPSSVPNAFALPGGKVFVLNALLDKAESPDEIAGILAHELGHLKHHDNMRGLIYNGGTSFLIGLLFGDVTGSSAVIFASRSLVEASYSREAETNADTFAIDIMHKLGRSPKPAAELMFRITGKEGGSGFTILASHPLTEDRLARMTKEDRPASGPPLLTDKEWQALKGICGSGKI, encoded by the coding sequence GTGAGTGATGTGACCGCCGAGCCCGGCGCCGAGACCCAGCCCGGACAACAAGCGATCTTCTTCGACGGACGTTCGAGCCGCCGGCGTCAGGTCATGCTGACACTGGCTGACGCGCTCGAGATCGTCGAGCCCAGCGACGGAGAGACGGGTCGGACCGCCACGCGCTGGGCTTTTGACGAAATCCGCCGCGCGGACAGTCCGGCCGGCATCCTGCGCCTGACTGCGACGTCCGCGCCGTCGCTGGCACGGCTCGAGATCCGCGATGCCGCTTTTGGCGCCGATCTCGTCGCACGATGTCCGCGGCTTGACGAGCACCGGACCACCGGCCGCGGTGTTGCCCGAATCGTCGGCTGGTCGCTTGCAGCCACCATCTCCATCGTCTGCGTCGTGCTGTTCGGCGTGCCGCTCGCCGCGGATCGCCTGGCGCCGCTGGTGCCGAAGCCGATCGAGCGGCGGATCGGCGATGCGTCCGAGGTCCAGGTGAAGACCATCTTCGGGCGCGAGTCCTGCAGCGATCCGGCTGGCCAGGCGGCCTTCGCCAAGCTCGTCAACCGACTGCGCGATGCGGCCGGGCTTGACGACGACACCATGACGGCGGGCGTGCTGCCGAGCTCGGTGCCGAATGCGTTCGCGCTGCCGGGCGGCAAGGTCTTCGTGCTCAACGCCCTGCTCGACAAGGCCGAAAGTCCCGACGAGATCGCCGGCATCCTTGCCCACGAGCTCGGCCATCTCAAGCATCACGACAACATGCGCGGCCTGATCTACAACGGCGGCACCTCGTTCCTGATCGGCCTGCTGTTCGGCGACGTCACCGGCTCGTCCGCGGTGATCTTCGCCTCGCGCAGCCTGGTCGAAGCCTCCTATTCGCGCGAGGCCGAGACCAATGCCGACACCTTCGCGATCGACATCATGCACAAGCTCGGCCGCTCGCCGAAGCCCGCGGCCGAGTTGATGTTCCGCATCACCGGCAAGGAAGGCGGATCAGGCTTCACGATCCTGGCAAGCCATCCGCTGACCGAAGACCGCCTCGCGCGCATGACGAAGGAAGACCGCCCCGCCAGCGGCCCACCGCTGCTGACCGACAAGGAATGGCAGGCGCTGAAAGGCATCTGCGGCAGCGGGAAGATCTGA
- a CDS encoding YjgN family protein, whose protein sequence is MPVNDMQWAPIGRPEPVPPPLPPSRVDFTGNRTEFRKMVTKGAMLELVTFGFYRFWLVTDIRRHLWSNTAIDGDAAEYTGRGKELLIGFLFALAILVPIYLAYFLIGIEFERWQGFASTPLFISFYAFGQFAIFRARRYRLTRTVWRGVRFWMDGSGWAYSFRAMLWGLLVFLTLGLALPWREASLERYKMRHTHFGDLQGDFEGDGWTFFKRGWWLWLLTPIAVIIFPLAPFLYAEFKAREWRWWLNGIRIGGVSLSSDLPHNAFYGLYWKMVGWWMLLSTLFGLYIGGATLLVVKVSGLPAEQVFGPDHAAKSIPMMVMMVIGYFALALAINIVMRVYLQRDLWAKVLETVTVHDIGAAADVRASGELASALGEGFADGLDVAGF, encoded by the coding sequence ATGCCTGTGAATGACATGCAATGGGCCCCGATCGGCCGCCCCGAACCGGTCCCGCCGCCGCTGCCGCCCTCCCGGGTCGACTTCACCGGCAATCGCACCGAGTTCCGCAAGATGGTCACCAAGGGTGCCATGCTGGAGCTCGTCACCTTCGGCTTCTACCGATTCTGGCTCGTCACCGACATCCGCCGCCATTTGTGGTCGAACACCGCGATCGACGGCGACGCAGCCGAATATACCGGCCGCGGCAAGGAGCTCTTGATCGGCTTCCTGTTCGCGCTCGCGATCCTGGTGCCGATCTATCTCGCCTATTTTCTCATCGGTATCGAGTTCGAGCGCTGGCAGGGCTTTGCTTCGACCCCGCTGTTCATCTCGTTCTACGCCTTCGGCCAGTTCGCGATCTTTCGCGCACGACGTTATCGTTTGACCCGCACGGTCTGGCGTGGCGTGCGCTTCTGGATGGACGGCTCCGGCTGGGCGTATTCGTTTCGCGCAATGCTGTGGGGCCTGCTGGTGTTCCTGACGCTCGGCCTGGCGCTGCCGTGGCGCGAGGCGTCGCTGGAGCGCTACAAGATGCGGCACACGCATTTCGGCGATCTGCAGGGCGACTTCGAAGGTGACGGCTGGACTTTCTTCAAGCGCGGCTGGTGGCTGTGGCTGCTTACGCCGATCGCGGTCATCATCTTCCCGCTCGCGCCGTTCCTCTATGCCGAGTTCAAGGCGCGCGAATGGCGCTGGTGGCTGAACGGCATCCGCATCGGCGGCGTCAGCCTGTCATCGGATCTGCCGCACAATGCATTCTACGGCCTTTACTGGAAGATGGTCGGCTGGTGGATGCTGCTCTCGACCCTGTTCGGCCTCTACATCGGCGGTGCCACCTTGCTCGTCGTCAAGGTGAGCGGCCTGCCGGCCGAGCAGGTGTTCGGGCCCGACCACGCTGCCAAGAGCATCCCGATGATGGTGATGATGGTGATCGGCTATTTCGCGCTTGCGCTGGCCATCAACATCGTCATGCGCGTCTATCTCCAGCGTGATCTCTGGGCCAAGGTGCTGGAGACGGTCACGGTGCACGATATTGGAGCCGCAGCCGATGTCCGCGCCAGCGGCGAACTGGCCAGCGCGCTCGGTGAAGGCTTTGCCGATGGTCTCGATGTCGCGGGATTCTAG
- a CDS encoding cytochrome P450: MHGTMESAANLDALRERASSLPLEQYDPGDPELFRTDTFWPYFDRLRREDPVHYCKDSMFGPYWSVTRYNDIMEIETNHSVFSSASALGGITIRDIDPDLRRESFISMDPPRHAAQRKTVAPMFTPTHLDNLALNIRKRSAECLDNLPRGEVFDWVDQVSIELTTQMLAVLFDFPWEDRRKLTRWSDIATTIPGPDGLVATEDQRQVELTECAQYFARLWKERIEQPPKSDLLSMMAHGAATRDMDARNFLGNLILLIVGGNDTTRNTMSGSLLALSQHPEQYRKLRENPALLDSFVPEVIRWQTPLAHMRRTALVDFEFRGKQIRKGDKVVMWYVSGNRDEEAIEKPYDFIIDRARPRTHLSFGFGIHRCVGLRLAELQLKIIWEEILKRFDHIDVMGEPKRVYSSFVKGLETLPVKIAA, translated from the coding sequence ATGCACGGGACCATGGAGAGCGCGGCGAATCTCGACGCATTGCGTGAGCGCGCGTCGTCACTTCCGCTGGAGCAATACGATCCCGGCGATCCCGAATTGTTCAGGACCGATACGTTCTGGCCCTATTTCGACCGGCTGCGGCGCGAAGATCCCGTGCACTATTGCAAGGATTCGATGTTCGGCCCGTACTGGTCGGTGACGCGCTACAACGACATCATGGAGATCGAGACCAACCATTCGGTGTTCTCCTCGGCGTCCGCGCTCGGCGGCATCACCATCCGCGACATCGATCCCGACCTGCGCCGCGAGAGTTTCATCTCGATGGACCCGCCGCGGCATGCCGCGCAGCGCAAGACCGTGGCGCCGATGTTCACGCCGACGCATCTGGACAATCTCGCGCTCAACATCCGCAAGCGCTCGGCCGAGTGCCTGGACAACCTCCCGCGCGGCGAGGTGTTCGACTGGGTCGACCAAGTCTCGATCGAGCTCACCACGCAGATGCTCGCGGTGCTGTTCGACTTCCCCTGGGAGGACCGCCGCAAGCTGACGCGCTGGTCCGATATCGCCACCACCATCCCCGGCCCCGACGGCCTGGTCGCGACCGAGGACCAGCGGCAGGTCGAGCTGACGGAATGCGCGCAATATTTCGCGCGGCTGTGGAAGGAACGCATCGAGCAGCCGCCGAAGAGCGACCTTCTCTCGATGATGGCGCATGGCGCCGCGACGCGCGACATGGATGCGCGGAACTTCCTCGGCAATCTCATCCTTTTGATCGTCGGCGGCAACGACACCACCCGCAACACCATGTCGGGCTCGCTTCTCGCGCTGAGCCAGCACCCCGAACAATACCGCAAGCTGCGCGAAAACCCCGCGCTGCTCGACAGCTTCGTGCCGGAGGTGATCCGCTGGCAGACGCCGCTTGCGCATATGCGCCGCACCGCGCTCGTCGATTTCGAGTTCCGCGGCAAGCAGATCAGGAAAGGTGACAAGGTCGTGATGTGGTACGTCTCGGGCAACCGCGACGAAGAGGCGATCGAGAAGCCCTACGACTTCATCATCGACCGCGCCCGCCCGCGCACGCATCTCTCGTTCGGCTTCGGCATCCACCGTTGCGTCGGTTTGCGACTTGCCGAACTCCAGCTCAAGATTATCTGGGAGGAGATCCTGAAGCGATTCGACCATATCGACGTGATGGGCGAGCCGAAGCGGGTGTATTCGAGCTTTGTGAAGGGTTTGGAAACGCTGCCGGTCAAGATTGCGGCGTGA
- a CDS encoding cytochrome P450, whose amino-acid sequence MNIQTPVKADKAERMRRAREEAYATPLKNFHPGAPRLFQDDTLWPWFERLRKEEPVHYCTNAPIEPYWSVVKYNDIMHVDTNHGLFSSDSTLGGIGIRDVPPGYDWPSFIAMDQPKHSSQRKTVSPMFTPTHLDELAKLIRQRSQTVLDNLPRNETFNFVERVSIELTTQMLATLFDFPWEERRKLTRWSDVATALPKSGIVESAEERRREMDECYAYMSKLWNERVNSAPRNDLLSLMAHSDATRFMDPDNLMGNIILLIVGGNDTTRNTMTGSVLALNENPEQYDKLRANPDLIDTMVPEVIRWQTPLAHMRRTALADTEINGKHIKKGDRVVMWYVSGNRDEEMIERPEEFIIDRARPRTHLSFGFGIHRCVGMRLAELQLRIVWEEMLKRFDRIEVVGEPKRIYSSFIKGYESLPVRIPG is encoded by the coding sequence ATGAACATTCAGACCCCGGTCAAGGCCGACAAGGCCGAACGCATGCGGCGTGCGCGCGAGGAAGCCTATGCGACGCCCCTGAAGAATTTTCATCCGGGCGCGCCGCGGCTGTTCCAGGACGACACCCTGTGGCCGTGGTTCGAGCGGTTGCGGAAGGAAGAGCCGGTGCATTACTGCACCAACGCGCCGATCGAGCCGTACTGGTCGGTGGTGAAATACAACGACATCATGCATGTCGACACCAATCACGGCCTGTTCTCCTCGGACTCGACGCTCGGCGGCATCGGGATCCGCGATGTGCCGCCCGGCTATGACTGGCCGAGCTTCATCGCAATGGACCAGCCCAAGCACTCGTCGCAGCGCAAGACGGTGTCGCCGATGTTCACGCCGACGCATCTGGACGAACTGGCAAAACTGATCCGCCAGCGCTCGCAGACCGTGCTCGACAATCTACCGCGCAACGAGACCTTCAATTTCGTCGAGCGCGTCTCGATCGAGCTGACCACCCAGATGCTGGCGACCCTGTTCGACTTCCCCTGGGAGGAGCGGCGCAAGCTGACGCGCTGGTCGGACGTCGCGACCGCGCTGCCCAAGAGCGGCATCGTCGAATCCGCCGAAGAGCGCCGCCGCGAGATGGACGAGTGCTACGCCTACATGTCGAAGCTGTGGAACGAGCGCGTTAACTCGGCGCCGCGCAACGATCTCCTGTCGCTGATGGCCCATAGCGACGCCACGCGCTTCATGGATCCCGACAATCTGATGGGCAACATCATCCTGCTCATCGTCGGCGGCAACGACACCACGCGCAACACCATGACCGGCTCGGTGCTGGCCCTGAACGAGAATCCCGAGCAGTACGACAAGCTGCGCGCCAACCCTGATCTGATCGACACCATGGTGCCCGAGGTGATCCGCTGGCAGACGCCGCTGGCGCATATGCGCCGCACCGCGCTTGCCGACACCGAGATCAACGGCAAGCACATCAAGAAGGGCGACCGCGTCGTGATGTGGTACGTCTCCGGCAACCGCGACGAGGAGATGATCGAGCGTCCCGAGGAGTTCATCATCGATCGCGCCCGGCCGCGCACCCACCTCTCGTTCGGCTTCGGCATCCACCGCTGCGTCGGCATGCGGCTCGCCGAACTGCAACTGCGGATCGTCTGGGAGGAGATGCTGAAGCGGTTCGACCGCATCGAGGTGGTCGGCGAGCCGAAGCGGATCTATTCGAGCTTCATCAAGGGATATGAATCGCTGCCGGTGCGGATTCCGGGCTGA